A genomic window from Streptomyces mirabilis includes:
- a CDS encoding response regulator transcription factor — MRVVLAEDLFLLRDGLVRMLEAYDFEIAAAVESGPELARALAELAPDVAVVDVRLPPSHTDEGLQCALQARRERPGLPVLVLSQHVEQLYARELLADGTGGVGYLLKDRVFDAEQFIDAVRRVAAGGTAMDPQVIQQLLARRSHTAQPLGRLTPRELEVLELMAQGRSNAAIAAQLVVTERAIAKHTSNIFTKLGLEVSDDDNRRVLAVLAYLDHGSH; from the coding sequence TTGCGCGTTGTCCTAGCCGAAGACCTGTTCCTGCTGCGCGACGGACTGGTCCGGATGCTCGAGGCGTACGACTTCGAGATCGCCGCCGCCGTCGAGAGCGGGCCCGAACTCGCCAGGGCGCTGGCCGAGTTGGCGCCGGACGTCGCCGTGGTCGACGTACGGCTGCCGCCCTCGCACACGGACGAGGGGCTGCAGTGCGCGCTCCAGGCCCGTCGGGAGCGGCCGGGGCTGCCGGTGCTCGTGCTCTCCCAGCACGTGGAGCAGCTGTACGCACGGGAGTTGCTCGCGGACGGCACGGGCGGGGTCGGTTATCTGCTCAAGGACCGGGTGTTCGACGCGGAGCAGTTCATCGACGCCGTACGGCGGGTCGCCGCGGGCGGGACCGCGATGGATCCGCAGGTCATTCAGCAGTTGCTGGCGCGGCGTTCACACACCGCGCAGCCCCTCGGGCGGCTGACACCACGTGAGCTGGAGGTGCTCGAACTGATGGCGCAGGGACGCTCGAACGCGGCGATCGCGGCCCAACTCGTGGTCACAGAACGGGCGATCGCCAAACACACCTCCAACATCTTCACCAAACTGGGGCTGGAGGTCTCCGACGACGACAACCGGCGCGTACTCGCCGTACTGGCCTATTTGGATCACGGCAGCCACTGA
- a CDS encoding DUF1996 domain-containing protein, giving the protein MGRNTRKRRSPLAVRAVAASAALAIGGGGLIWANFYASAHETNSSPNTTKAAAAQVATISCPDVGQKLTSVPANAKSNIDTELATLDKQITEAYARLASSRQAQANDAGFVQNAILSPLKDKRTAVIGRIKIDFTRVGAAAPTTLDGLATCTGTTADQAQTTAGGQNNGQQNNGGQNNGQQNNGGQQNNGGASASAAPSASAPANIGGQAGNGPVAADFVDITKVAANVQGKPQKGANASRGTFTTQCGVNANKNHNTDNVIVAPGVTNGAHHLHDYVGNQKVNAFSSNQTFLQGGTSCQNKNDLSSYYWPVVRLQNGTQDFDQNADGGGKEGNVGKILTPVQAQIKYVGSPASKVVAMPQFLRIITGDAKTTTNGLANANAHWSCTGFENKVQLTTQYPICPQGSNVVRTFAFQSCWDGQNIDSANHRTHVAFADPASGVCGNGFKAIPQLTMRLVYKIAPPVLQNGVVKNAYAVDGFPEQLHKSATDHDDFISVTTGGLANKIANCINTGQQCR; this is encoded by the coding sequence ATGGGACGCAACACTCGCAAACGACGTTCGCCGCTGGCTGTTCGCGCCGTTGCCGCATCCGCGGCGCTCGCGATCGGTGGGGGCGGATTGATCTGGGCGAATTTCTACGCCTCGGCGCACGAGACCAACTCGAGCCCGAACACCACCAAGGCCGCCGCCGCCCAGGTCGCCACCATCTCCTGCCCCGATGTCGGGCAGAAACTGACCAGTGTGCCCGCCAACGCCAAGTCGAACATCGACACGGAGCTGGCCACGCTCGACAAGCAGATCACCGAGGCTTACGCCCGGCTGGCCTCGTCGCGTCAGGCTCAGGCCAATGACGCGGGCTTCGTCCAGAACGCGATCCTGTCGCCGCTCAAGGACAAGCGGACCGCGGTCATCGGCCGAATCAAGATCGACTTCACCCGGGTGGGCGCCGCCGCGCCGACCACGCTGGACGGTCTCGCCACCTGCACCGGCACCACCGCCGACCAGGCCCAGACCACCGCCGGTGGCCAGAACAACGGCCAGCAGAACAACGGGGGTCAGAACAACGGCCAGCAGAACAACGGTGGCCAGCAGAACAACGGCGGTGCCTCGGCCAGCGCGGCTCCGAGCGCGAGCGCGCCGGCCAACATCGGTGGCCAGGCCGGAAACGGTCCCGTCGCCGCCGACTTCGTCGACATCACGAAGGTCGCGGCGAACGTCCAGGGCAAGCCGCAGAAGGGCGCCAACGCCTCTCGGGGTACGTTCACCACCCAGTGCGGCGTGAACGCGAACAAGAACCACAACACCGACAACGTGATCGTGGCGCCCGGTGTGACCAACGGCGCGCACCACCTGCACGACTACGTCGGCAACCAGAAGGTCAACGCGTTCTCCAGCAACCAGACGTTCCTGCAGGGCGGGACCAGCTGCCAGAACAAGAACGACCTGTCCTCGTACTACTGGCCGGTGGTCCGTCTCCAGAACGGCACGCAGGACTTCGACCAGAACGCGGACGGTGGTGGCAAGGAAGGCAACGTCGGCAAGATCCTGACGCCCGTACAGGCGCAGATCAAGTACGTCGGCAGCCCGGCCAGCAAGGTCGTCGCGATGCCGCAGTTCCTGCGCATCATCACCGGTGACGCCAAGACCACCACCAACGGTCTGGCGAACGCCAACGCGCACTGGAGCTGCACCGGCTTCGAGAACAAGGTCCAGCTGACGACGCAGTACCCGATCTGCCCGCAGGGCAGCAACGTGGTCCGCACGTTCGCCTTCCAGAGCTGCTGGGACGGCCAGAACATCGACAGCGCCAACCACCGCACGCACGTGGCCTTCGCCGATCCGGCGAGCGGCGTCTGCGGCAACGGCTTCAAGGCGATCCCGCAGCTGACGATGCGCCTGGTCTACAAGATCGCGCCGCCGGTCCTCCAGAACGGCGTGGTGAAGAACGCGTACGCGGTGGACGGCTTCCCGGAGCAGCTCCACAAGTCGGCGACCGACCACGACGACTTCATCAGCGTCACCACCGGTGGCCTGGCGAACAAGATCGCCAACTGCATCAACACCGGTCAGCAGTGCAGGTAA
- a CDS encoding metal-dependent hydrolase: protein MSNKHAARLPRPVESERIPLKARKVSFSWEDTPLHWVPGEPFATHTMNVLHLLLPAGERWFVHVYKQVLPYIRDERLRADVIGFIGQEAIHAQAHDEVLPHLRELGLDPTPYTAQVDWFFEKLLGDRTLPPGRARRWWLMERVAIIAAIEHYTAFLGDWILNAEELDRRGADPTMLDLMRWHGAEEVEHRSVAFELFLHVDGSYRRRARTWATAFTALVFLWQRGARFFMENDPTLTAGRASFKDFYLSGKRGVLPSTGDMLKSIPRYLSRTYHPSQEGSTEQAVAYLASSPAATAAERRAG, encoded by the coding sequence ATGTCTAACAAGCATGCCGCCCGGCTGCCCCGGCCGGTCGAGTCCGAGCGGATACCGCTCAAGGCGCGGAAGGTGTCGTTCTCCTGGGAGGACACACCGCTGCACTGGGTACCGGGGGAGCCGTTCGCCACCCACACGATGAACGTGCTGCACCTGTTGCTGCCGGCCGGTGAGCGCTGGTTCGTGCACGTGTACAAGCAGGTACTGCCCTACATCCGGGACGAGCGGTTGCGCGCGGACGTCATCGGGTTCATCGGGCAGGAGGCGATCCATGCGCAGGCCCACGACGAGGTACTCCCCCACCTCAGGGAACTCGGGCTCGACCCGACGCCGTACACCGCCCAGGTCGACTGGTTCTTCGAGAAGCTGCTCGGCGACCGCACCCTGCCGCCGGGCAGGGCCCGCAGGTGGTGGCTGATGGAGCGGGTCGCGATCATCGCGGCGATCGAGCACTACACCGCCTTCCTCGGCGACTGGATCCTGAACGCCGAGGAGTTGGACCGGCGCGGCGCCGATCCCACCATGCTGGACCTGATGCGCTGGCACGGCGCGGAGGAGGTCGAGCACCGGTCCGTGGCCTTCGAACTCTTCCTCCACGTCGACGGGAGCTACCGGCGCCGCGCCCGGACCTGGGCCACGGCCTTCACCGCCCTGGTCTTCCTGTGGCAGCGCGGGGCGCGGTTCTTCATGGAGAACGACCCGACCCTCACGGCGGGCAGGGCGAGCTTCAAGGACTTCTACCTGAGCGGGAAGCGGGGTGTACTGCCGTCGACCGGGGACATGCTCAAGTCCATTCCCCGCTATCTCAGCCGCACCTACCACCCCTCCCAGGAGGGGTCGACCGAGCAGGCGGTCGCCTATCTCGCCTCGTCACCGGCGGCGACGGCTGCCGAGAGGAGAGCCGGGTGA
- a CDS encoding PDR/VanB family oxidoreductase, with translation MTPRLRTVVAVAGAALLARRALRRRIEVSPLWPLPALEEPISGRPRSRALRLLVTRHERVADGVVQLRLEGHGLPRWEPGAHLDLVLPSGLVRQYSLCGDPEDTSSYTVATRLVEDGRGGSREVHEQLREGMEVEVRGPRNRFPLAPAPAYVFVAGGIGITPILPMLRAVQDRAEWRLLYGGRTRASMPFLEEIGKLRGGRVTVVAEDEDGRPDLDALFADVPAGAAVHCCGPEGLMEAVGRRLPDGAALHLERFTPSTSAEGNGAFEVELRRSGRTVSVAADTTVLAAVRTELPDTAYSCEQGFCGTCQQRVLEGEIEHRDELLTDTERGDSMLICVSRALGDRIVLDM, from the coding sequence GTGACGCCCCGGCTGCGGACCGTCGTCGCCGTCGCCGGTGCGGCCCTGCTCGCCCGGCGGGCGCTGCGCCGCCGGATCGAGGTCTCGCCGCTGTGGCCGCTGCCCGCCCTCGAGGAGCCGATCTCCGGCCGGCCGCGCTCCCGGGCGCTGCGACTGCTGGTCACCCGGCACGAGCGGGTCGCCGACGGGGTCGTACAACTGCGTCTGGAGGGACACGGCCTGCCGCGCTGGGAGCCCGGCGCCCACCTCGACCTCGTCCTGCCCTCGGGTCTCGTACGGCAGTACTCGCTGTGCGGGGACCCGGAGGACACCTCGTCGTACACCGTCGCGACCCGGCTGGTCGAGGACGGGCGGGGCGGGTCGCGCGAGGTCCACGAACAGCTCCGGGAGGGCATGGAGGTCGAGGTGCGGGGGCCGCGCAACCGGTTCCCCCTCGCACCGGCGCCCGCGTATGTCTTCGTCGCGGGCGGCATCGGGATCACACCGATCCTGCCGATGCTGCGGGCGGTCCAGGACCGCGCGGAATGGCGGCTGCTGTACGGCGGCCGGACGCGCGCGTCGATGCCGTTCCTGGAGGAGATCGGGAAGCTGCGCGGCGGCCGGGTCACCGTCGTGGCCGAGGACGAGGACGGACGGCCCGATCTCGACGCGCTGTTCGCGGACGTGCCGGCGGGCGCGGCCGTCCACTGCTGTGGTCCCGAGGGGCTGATGGAGGCGGTCGGACGCCGACTCCCCGACGGTGCGGCGCTGCACCTGGAGCGGTTCACGCCGAGCACCTCCGCCGAGGGCAACGGTGCCTTCGAGGTCGAACTGCGCCGCAGCGGACGTACGGTGAGCGTCGCCGCCGACACCACCGTGCTCGCCGCCGTACGCACCGAACTGCCCGACACCGCCTACTCCTGCGAGCAGGGATTCTGCGGAACCTGCCAACAGCGGGTGCTGGAAGGGGAGATCGAGCACCGCGACGAACTGCTCACCGACACGGAGCGTGGTGACTCGATGCTGATCTGTGTTTCGCGGGCGCTCGGTGATCGCATCGTGTTGGACATGTGA
- a CDS encoding TetR/AcrR family transcriptional regulator produces the protein MTTGVRRRMGVEERRQQLIGVALDLFSRRSPDEVSIDEIASAAGISRPLVYHYFPGKISLYEAALQRASDDLAGRFVEPHEGPLGSRLLRVMRRFFDFVDDHGPGFSALMRGGPAVGSSKTNALVDAVRQAAYVQILSHLKVEDPPARLELVIRSWISLVESTALIWLDGRRIPRGELEVQLVQDFAALAAVSATHDEELGALLRRALKGDPGDGPFTDLAVRLIALASPPAAS, from the coding sequence ATGACAACCGGGGTACGCCGCAGGATGGGTGTCGAGGAGCGGCGGCAACAGTTGATCGGCGTCGCCCTCGACCTCTTCAGCCGACGCTCACCCGACGAGGTCTCGATCGACGAGATAGCCTCGGCCGCGGGTATCTCACGGCCGTTGGTCTACCACTACTTCCCCGGCAAAATCAGCCTGTACGAGGCGGCGTTGCAGCGCGCCTCGGACGATCTCGCGGGCCGCTTCGTGGAGCCGCACGAGGGCCCGCTGGGCTCGCGGCTGCTGCGGGTCATGCGCCGCTTCTTCGACTTCGTGGACGACCACGGCCCCGGTTTCTCGGCGTTGATGCGCGGCGGTCCCGCGGTCGGCTCCTCGAAGACCAACGCGCTCGTCGACGCGGTGCGGCAGGCCGCCTATGTCCAGATCCTGTCGCATCTGAAGGTCGAGGACCCGCCCGCCCGCCTGGAGCTGGTGATCCGCTCCTGGATCTCGCTCGTCGAGTCGACGGCGCTGATCTGGCTGGACGGGCGGCGGATTCCGCGCGGCGAGCTGGAGGTGCAGCTCGTGCAGGACTTCGCGGCGCTGGCGGCGGTGAGCGCCACGCACGACGAGGAACTGGGCGCGCTGCTGCGCCGGGCGCTCAAGGGCGACCCGGGCGACGGGCCGTTCACCGACCTCGCCGTCCGGTTGATCGCGCTGGCCTCGCCCCCGGCCGCCTCATAG